A part of Aquila chrysaetos chrysaetos unplaced genomic scaffold, bAquChr1.4, whole genome shotgun sequence genomic DNA contains:
- the LOC115338144 gene encoding fat storage-inducing transmembrane protein 1-like → MGLGVSIGLGGRYGVRGLGYGSGGGYGAGGGGGRPGPASPPAPPPPPHTSPPRPPTRRLVASAGGWTTLLLGALLVAALPLARPGVAALLRAVGRWAVGVALARSAPRFFAALEAATGRCLSPVAGGILLLPHGDPRSCRAEGHRWEGFGASPQAFALVHCGLGLAEEAGALGRILYPPWRRKWGREGARRAGVGPRGTSANGVER, encoded by the coding sequence ATGGGGCTGGGGGTCTCTATAGGGCTGGGAGGGCGCTATGGAGTTAGGGGGCTCGGTTATGGGTCTGGAGGTGGttatggggctgggggggggggggggcgtcctggccccgcctccccccccgccccgccccccccgccccatacatcccctccccgccccccaaCCAGGCGCCTGGTGGCCTCGGCCGGCGGTTGGACGACCTTGTTGCTGGGCGCCCTCTTAGTGGCCGCTTTGCCCCTGGCCCGTCCGGGCGTGGCCGCCCTTCTCCGCGCCGTTGGGCGGTGGGCGGTGGGCGTGGCCCTGGCTCGCTCCGCCCCTCGTTTCTTCGCCGCCTTGGAAGCCGCCACCGGCCGTTGTTTGAGCCCCGTGGCCGGCGGgatcctcctcctgccccacggcGACCCACGGAGCTGTCGGGCCGAGGGGCATCGGTGGGAGGGGTTCGGGGCCTCCCCCCAAGCTTTCGCCTTGGTTCATTGCGGCTTGGGATTGGCCGAAGAGGCCGGGGCTTTGGGGCGGATCCTCTACCCGCCCTGGCGAAGGAAATGGGGGCGGGAAGGAGCTCGGCGGGCGGGGGTGGGGCCGCGGGGAACCTCAGCGAATGGGGTGGAGCGGTGA
- the DCAF11 gene encoding LOW QUALITY PROTEIN: DDB1- and CUL4-associated factor 11 (The sequence of the model RefSeq protein was modified relative to this genomic sequence to represent the inferred CDS: inserted 1 base in 1 codon; deleted 1 base in 1 codon), translating into FFFFFNGIPQQRGGGGGAGRPLPPPRGDPGGGEEEEEEEEEEEEEEEEEEEDVDLAQVLAFLLRSPASPRHPDPGRPNRIEIPAGIGRGAGRRGRSHGGELAPPPPSARVGGRVPATGSFSPGEKSRLGSHFLPNHVTFTDSYPQKAFCGLFSDDGSLFVSACQDHTLRLYECRGEGLRLFRAARGRDVGWSILDVVFTPDAAHCLYSSWSDYVHVYDIYGDGDNHTALDLRPEERRFAVFSLAVGPDGREVVGGANDGCLYIYDREVQRRVLRVEAHEDDVNAVALGDAGGQLLLSGGDDGVCRAWDRRXLGEGRPRPVGLLAGHRDGITFLHPRGDGRYLASNSKDQTAKLWDLRRPAGPAGLAAARRAVARQSWDYRWQRAPRRAMATAPLPGDSSLMTYRGHAVLHTLLRCRLSPPRGGGGAYLGTGCASGAVLVYDVLTGRAVRRLANHGACVRDVCWHPHEGTLASASWDGTIRLWDYQDPQAEDAGGGHAPPDPLPHRALAPRRRPPPPQ; encoded by the exons tttttttttttttttaatgggatcCCACAgcagcgcgggggggggggaggggcgggCCGGCCCCTCCCCCCGCCTCGGGGTGACCCCGGGGGGGgcgaggaagaggaagaggaagaggaggaagaggaggaagaggaagaggaagaggaagaagacgTCGACCTGGCCCAGGTCCTGGCCTTCCTTCTGCGCAg CCCCGCCTCCCCCCGACACCCGGATCCTGGACGGCCAAACCGAATTGAAATCCCAGCTGGAATTGGCCgtggggcggggaggaggggtcGGTCCCACGGAGGAGAACTTGCCCCGCCTCCTCCGTCAG CGCGAGTGGGGGGCCGGGTGCCCGCTACCGGCAGCTTCTCCCCGGGCGAGAAATCCCGCTTGGGCTCCCA tttcCTCCCCAATCACGTGACCTTCACCGACTCGTACCCCCAAAAAGCGTTCTGCGGGCTCTTCTCCGACGACGGCTCCCTCTTCGTCTCCGCCTGCCAAG aCCACACCCTGCGGCTCTACGAGTGCCGGGGGGAGGGGCTGCGCCTCTTCCGAGCCGCTCGG GGGCGCGACGTCGGCTGGAGCATCCTCGACGTCGTCTTCACCCCCGACGCCGCCCACTGCCTCTACTCCAGCTGGTCCGACTATG TCCACGTGTACGACATCTACGGGGACGGGGACAATCACACGGCCCTCGACCTGCG gccggAGGAACGTCGCTTCGCCGTCTTCTCATTGGCCGTGGGGCCGGACGGGCGGGAGGTGGTGGGCGGAGCCAACGACGGCTGCCTCTACATCTACGACCGGGAGGTCCAACGCCGCGTCCTACGG GTGGAGGCCCACGAGGACGACGTCAACGCGGTGGCGCTGGGGGACGCGGgggggcagctcctgctgtcGGGCGGCGACGACGGCGTCTGCCGGGCGTGGGACCGCC GCCTGGGGGaggggcggccccgccccgtCGGCCTATTGGCCGGCCACCGCGACGGCATCACCTTCCTCCACCCCCGG GGCGACGGCCGTTACCTGGCGTCCAACTCCAAGGACCAGACGGCCAAGCTGTGGGACCtgcgccgccccgccggccccgccggattggccgccgcccgccgcgccgtCGCGCGCCAGAGCTGGGACTACCGCTGGCAGCGGGCGCCCCGGCGCG CCATGGCGACGGCGCCGTTGCCGGGCGACAGCTCGCTGATGACGTACCGGGGTCACGCGGTGCTGCACACGCTCCTGCGCTGCCGCCTgtccccgccccgcggcgggggcggggcctaCCTGGGCACGGGCTGCGCCTCGGGGGCGGTGCTGG TATACGACGTGCTGACTGGCCGGGCGGTGCGGCGGCTGGCCAATCACGGCGCCTGCGTGCGGGACGTCTGCTGGCACCCCCACGAGGGGACCCTGGCCAGCGCCTCG tgggacGGCACCATCCGCCTGTGGGATTACCAGGATCCGCAGGCCGAGGacgcgggggggggacacgcgcCCCCCgaccccctgccccacagagcCCTAGCCCCACGGCgacgtcccccccccccccaataa
- the LOC115338139 gene encoding LOW QUALITY PROTEIN: phosphoenolpyruvate carboxykinase [GTP], mitochondrial-like (The sequence of the model RefSeq protein was modified relative to this genomic sequence to represent the inferred CDS: deleted 2 bases in 2 codons) has protein sequence MQKVIGRLGGCVPRVPPRRAFSGGVPTEGGEALGALPPPARQFVEEGVRLCRPRALHLCDGSPAEGAALLSQLQAEGVLHPLPKYDNCWLARTDPRDVARVESRTVLVTERERDAIPPKPPGGGPQQLGNWMSPPAFEQAVQERFPGCMEGRTMYILPFSMGPVGSPLAKVGLQLTDSPYVAASMRIMTRVGPQTFPALARDDFVRCLHSVGRPLPLREPLVSQWPCDPARTLVAHLPDQRRIVSFGSGYGGNSLLGKKCFALRIASRLARDEGWLAEHMLILGVTDPAGRKRYVAAAFPSACGKTNLAMMTPALPGWRVHCVGDDIAWMKFDAEGRLRAINPESGFFGVAPGTSMRTNPNAMLTIQSNTIFTNVGQTSDGGVYWEGIDQPLNPGTALTSWLGQPWTPGDPQPCAHPNSRFCAPANQCPIMDPAWEDPEGVPIDAIIFGGRRPEGVPLVYEAFNWRHGVFVGSAMRSEATAAAEHTGRRLMHDPFAMRPFFGYNAGQYLAHWLAVGEREGARLPRIFHVNWFLRDGAGRFVWPGFGHNARVLAWICSRVAGEDNARTTPVGLVPREDALDLGGLPGVSYADLFPVSRPFWEKEARELRRYYEENFGEDLPEEVMGELRALEERVKKM, from the exons atgcagaAAGTCATCGGACGGCTGGGGGG GTgcgtcccccgtgtccccccccggcgGGCTTTCAGCGGGGGGGTCCCGACGGAAGGCGGGGAAGCCCTGGGGGctttgcccccccccgcccgccaaTTCGTGGAGGAGGGGGTTCGCCTCTGCCGCCCCCGCGCCCTCCACCTCTGCGACGGTTCCCCCGCCGAGGGGGCCGCCCTCCTGAGCCAGCTCCAGGCCGAGGGGGtcctccaccccctccccaaatacGACAACTG CTGGCTGGCACGGACGGACCCCCGGGACGTGGCGCGGGTGGAAAGCCGGACGGTGTTGGTGACGGAGCGGGAACGGGACGCcatcccccccaaaccccccgGGGGGGGACCCCAACAGTTGGGTAACTGGATGAGCCCCCCCGCCTTCGAGCAGGCGGTGCAGGAGCGCTTCCCCGGATGTATGGAGG gccggACGATGTACATCCTCCCCTTCAGCATGGGTCCCGTGGGCTCCCCCCTGGCCAAGGTGGGGCTCCAGCTCACCGACTCGCCCTACGTCGCCGCC TCCATGCGCATCATGACGCGCGTCGGACCCCAAACCTTCCCCGCCCTCGCCCGCGACGACTTCGTTCGCTGCCTCCACTCCGTCGGCCGGCCCCTTCCTCTCCGCG AGCCCCTCGTTAGCCAGTGGCCCTGCGACCCTGCCCGGACGCTGGTGGCTCACCTCCCCGACCAACGGCGCATCGTTTCCTTCGGGAGCGGATACGGAGGAAATTccctcctggga aaaaaatgcttcgCCCTTCGCATCGCTTCCCGCCTGGCTCGCGACGAGGGCTGGCTGGCCGAGCACATGCTG atcctggGCGTGACGGACCCGGCGGGCAGGAAACGCTACGTGGCAGCCGCCTTCCCCAGCGCCTGCGGTAAGACCAACCTGGCCATGATGACCCCGGCCCTCCCCGGTTGGCGCGTCCACTGCGTCGGCGATGACATCGCCTGGATGAAGTTCGACGCCGAAG GCCGCCTCCGCGCCATCAACCCCGAGAGCGGCTTTTTCGGCGTGGCCCCGGGGACGTCCATGCGCACCAACCCCAACGCCATGCTCACCATCCAGAGCAACACCATCTTCACCAACGTCGGCCAAACCAGCGACGGCGGCGTCTACTGGGAGGGTATCGACCAACCGTTGAACCCCGGCACCGCCCTCACCTCTTGGTTGGGTCAACCGTGGACACCTG GTGACCCTCAACCTTGCGCCCATCCCAACTCTCGGTTCTGCGCCCCGGCCAATCAGTGTCCGATCATGGACCCGGCTTGGGAAGACCCCGAGGGCGTCCCCATCGACGCCATCATTTTCGGGGGGCGGAGACCCGAAG GGGTGCCCTTGGTCTACGAGGCCTTCAACTGGCGCCACGGCGTCTTCGTCGGAAGCGCCATGAGGAGCGaggccaccgccgccgccgagcACACCG GCCGCCGCCTGATGCACGACCCCTTCGCCATGAGACCTTTCTTCGGTTACAACGCCGGGCAGTATCTCGCTCACTGGTTGGCCGTCGGCGAACGAGAAGGAGCCCGCCTCCCGCGCATCTTCCACGTCAATTGGTTCCTCAGGGACGGCGCCGGTCGGTTCGTTTGGCCGGGTTTCGGTCACAACGCCCGCGTCCTGGCTTGGATCTGTAGCCGGGTGGCGGGAGAAGACAACGCCAGAACGACGCCGGTGGGGTTGGTACCTCGAGAAGACGCGTTGGATCTCGGCGGTCTTCCCGGCGTCTCCTACGCCGATCTCTTCCCCGTCTCCCGGCCTTTTTGGGAGAAGGAGGCGCGAGAGTTGCGGCGTTACTACGAGGAGAATTTCGGCGAAGACCTGCCCGAGGAGGTGATGGGAGAGTTGCGCGCCCTGGAGGAACGGGTCAAGAAGATGTGA